In Malus sylvestris chromosome 16, drMalSylv7.2, whole genome shotgun sequence, the following are encoded in one genomic region:
- the LOC126608089 gene encoding DEAD-box ATP-dependent RNA helicase 58, chloroplastic isoform X2, producing the protein MQVTKVARTLAAKPKEGEVEKKSCTVMALLDGGMLTRHKSWLKAEPPTIVVATIGSLCQMLEKQMIKLESMRVLVIDEVDFMFSSKQVASLRKLLTSYSSINTRQTVFASASIPQHRRFLHDCIQQKWTKSDAIHVHVNPVQPMPPCLQHRFVICCKIRRNETLLSLIQSDAPQSAIIFVGEQSEKSKKAGNAPSTTVLIDFLKASYEGYSYILLLEEDMNFNSRAASLSEVRQGGSYLLVSTDIAARGVDLPDTTHIYNLDLPRTAVDYLHRAGRTGRKPFSDKKCSVTNIIMSEERFVLQKYENELMFNCEELIV; encoded by the exons ATGCAA GTTACGAAGGTTGCTAGGACGTTGGCTGCGAAGCCTAAGGAAGGCGAAGTGGAGAAGAAATCGTGTACTGTTATGGCTCTTTTAGATGGGGGAATGTTGACCAGGCACAAGAGTTGGTTAAAG GCGGAGCCCCCTACTATTGTGGTGGCAACAATTGGGAGTTTGTGCCAAATGCTTGAGAAGCAGATGATTAAGCTTGAATCGATGCGAGTGCTGGTAATTgatgag GTTGACTTCATGTTCAGTTCCAAACAAGTCGCTTCTCTTCGGAAGCTGTTGACATCCTACTCTTCAATCAATACCCGACAGACTGTTTTTGCCAGTGCTTCCATCCCTCAGCACAGACGATTTTTACATGACTGTATACAGCAGAAATGGACCAAG AGTGATGCAATTCATGTCCATGTCAATCCAGTTCAGCCTATGCCACCATGTTTACAGCATAGATTTGTG ATATGCTGTAAAATCAGAAGGAATGAGACCTTGCTGTCCTTAATACAGTCAGACGCGCCACAGTCTGCTATTATTTTTGTTGGCGAGCAG TCTGAGAAGTCAAAGAAGGCTGGAAATGCTCCATCAACaacagttttaattgatttcctGAAGGCTTCATACGAGGGATATTCATACATCCTCCTTTTGGAAGAAGACATGAATTTCAATTCACGAGCAGCTTCTCTATCG GAAGTCAGACAAGGAGGAAGCTATCTTCTTGTGTCAACAGATATAGCAGCCAGAGGGGTTGACCTGCCAGACACTACTCATATATACAACCTTGATCTGCCAAGAACTGCTGTTGATTATCTTCATCGAGCTGGAAGAACAGGTAGGAAACCGTTTTCAGACAAGAAATGCTCCGTTACCAACATTATAATGTCAGAGGAGCGGTTTGTTTtgcaaaaatatgaaaatgaatTGATGTTTAACTGTGAAGAGTTAATTGTATAG
- the LOC126608098 gene encoding E3 ubiquitin-protein ligase RHF1A-like has product MACFAPSSSLNPKLISAPPSSSPDLLDDSYEDCCSICLEPFNCDDPGTITSCKHEYHLHCILEWSQRSKECPICWQSFSLKDPAFQELLAAIQNEKNSRSRKTSSMAPQTYHSYEEFDAEHESFSDDSDLDERIMQHLAAASSRARYARRRERQRSSGLGPSCVFVFSNHESVPGFQETYPTSPEDSPTSQRPSIIQSPLSFICSTAANSDICYMPRVIYGRPSPDGPHRPSPSETINFPDSIKSKLSAASARYKESISRSTRGFREKLLARNNSVKEMTKGVQREMSAGIAGVARMFERLDLTPKKPGAPSPVSGHSGGETSNFSCKGKGVLENVIVHSCSNSGRVADESSDAPSRQSCYSRPS; this is encoded by the exons ATGGCGTGTTTCGCTCCCTCTTCTTCTCTTAATCCAAAACTCATCTCAGCTCCCCCGTCTTCCTCCCCGGATCTTCTCGACGACTCGTATGAAGACTGCTGCAGCATCTGCCTCGAGCCGTTCAACTGCGACGACCCGGGCACT ATAACCAGCTGCAAACACGAATATCATCTTCACTGTATATTAGAATG GTCACAAAGAAGTAAAGAATGCCCAATTTGTTGGCAGTCATTTTCCCTGAAGGATCCTGCTTT CCAAGAGCTTCTTGCTGCTATACAAAATGAGAAGAACTCAAGGTCAAGAAAAACATCTTCCATGGCACCCCAAACATATCATTCATATGAGGAGTTTGATGCTGAGCAC GAATCTTTCTCAGATGACTCCGATTTGGATGAGCGCATCATGCAGCATCTTGCTGCTGCTTCTAGCAGAGCTCGTTATGCTCGCAGAAGGGAAAGACAGAGATCATCTGGGCTAGGTCCTTcctgtgtttttgttttttccaatCATGAAAGTGTGCCTGGTTTCCAGGAAACATACCCAACTTCTCCAGAAGATTCACCAACTTCTCAAAGACCATCTATTATTCAATCTCCACTGTCTTTTATCTGCAGCACTGCTGCCAATAGTGATATCTGTTACATGCCGAG AGTGATTTATGGCCGGCCATCACCTGATGGTCCACACAGACCAAGCCCATCCGAGACTATCAATTTCCCTGATTCTATCAAATCCAAGTTGTCTGCTGCATCAGCCAG ATACAAAGAGTCAATCTCAAGAAGCACTCGAGGCTTTAGGGAAAAGCTACTTGCTCGTAACAACTCAGTCAAGGAGATGACCAAAGGGGTTCAACGTGAGATGAGTGCAGGAATTGCTGGTGTTGCAAGAATGTTTGAGCGCCTCGACCTTACTCCAAAGAAACCTGGAGCCCCTTCTCCTGTTTCTGGCCACAGCGGAGGAGAAACTTCAAACTTTTCCTGCAAGGGAAAAGGTGTGCTAGAGAATGTTATTGTTCATTCTTGTAGTAACAGTGGGAGAGTTGCTGATGAAAGTTCAGATGCACCGTCACGTCAAAGCTGCTACAGCAGGCCCAGTTGA
- the LOC126608099 gene encoding peroxiredoxin-2F, mitochondrial-like — translation MASTLLKRMSFSAMKSVVGGFQIGAQSRAYAAAAVGTDLVSAAPNVSLQKARTWDEGVSSNFATTPLKDIFKGKKVVIFGLPGAFTGVCSVQHVPSYKNQIDKFKAKGVDSVICVAVNDPYVMNGWATKIEAKEAIEFYGDFDGSFHKSLELDKDLSGALLGHRSQRWSAYVVDGKVKTLNVEEVPSDFKVSGGDVILGQI, via the exons ATGGCGTCCACACTTCTGAAGCGAATGAGCTTCTCCGCAATGAAATCAGTGGTCGGAGGCTTCCAAATCGGAGCTCAATCAAGAGCCTACGCGGCCGCTGCAGTCGGGACCGACCTAGTCTCCGCCGCACCCAATGTTTCCCTCCAGAAAGCTCGCACCTGGGACGAAGGCGTCTCCTCCAACTTCGCCACCACTCCTCTCAAAGACATTTTCAAg GGCAAGAAAGTCGTCATCTTTGGGCTCCCT GGCGCCTTCACCGGCGTTTGTTCTGTGCAACACGTGCCTAGTTACAAGAACCAGATTGATAAGTTTAAGGCCAAAGGGGTTGATTCTGTGATTTGCGTAGCTGTGAATGATCCATATGTTATGAATGGCTGGGCAACCAAAATCGAAGCCAAAGAAGCT ATTGAGTTCTATGGGGACTTCGATGGGAGCTTCCACAAAAGCTTGGAATTGGATAAAGATCTCAGCGGTGCTTTGCTTGGACATCGCTCTCAAAG ATGGTCAGCATATGTGGTCGACGGGAAGGTGAAAACTCTAAATGTGGAGGAAGTGCCATCAGACTTCAAGGTTTCTGGCGGGGACGTCATTTTGGGGCAGATCTAG
- the LOC126608089 gene encoding DEAD-box ATP-dependent RNA helicase 58, chloroplastic isoform X1: MATLSATQLLHLPLPLQTQKSRHAHFPFQFLNPNRRLFSSNDVVSNCGPLQAILNTPLIANDADSEQEPLTLRRICQPHVPDHVIKRMEELGFVVPTPVQRQALPTLFSGRDCILHAQTGSGKTLTYLLLIFSAVNTRRSAVQAIVVVPTRELGMQVTKVARTLAAKPKEGEVEKKSCTVMALLDGGMLTRHKSWLKAEPPTIVVATIGSLCQMLEKQMIKLESMRVLVIDEVDFMFSSKQVASLRKLLTSYSSINTRQTVFASASIPQHRRFLHDCIQQKWTKSDAIHVHVNPVQPMPPCLQHRFVICCKIRRNETLLSLIQSDAPQSAIIFVGEQSEKSKKAGNAPSTTVLIDFLKASYEGYSYILLLEEDMNFNSRAASLSEVRQGGSYLLVSTDIAARGVDLPDTTHIYNLDLPRTAVDYLHRAGRTGRKPFSDKKCSVTNIIMSEERFVLQKYENELMFNCEELIV, encoded by the exons ATGGCTACACTTTCAGCTACTCAGCTGCTCCATCTTCCGCTCCCTCTTCAAACTCAAAAATCTCGCCATGCCCATTTCCCCTTTCaattcctaaaccctaaccgTAGGCTCTTCTCCTCCAACGACGTCGTATCCAACTGTGGGCCATTACAGGCCATTCTCAACACTCCCCTTATCGCCAACGACGCCGACTCCGAACAAGAACCCCTCACTCTCCGCCGCATTTGCCAACCCCACGTGCCCGACCACGTGATCAAAAGAATGGAGGAATTGGGGTTCGTTGTCCCGACGCCCGTACAGCGGCAGGCTCTGCCGACTCTGTTTTCCGGCCGCGACTGCATACTTCACGCGCAG ACAGGTTCTGGGAAGACGCTGACGTACCTGCTTTTGATATTTTCTGCTGTGAACACTCGGAGATCGGCTGTTCaagctatcgttgtggttcccaCTAGGGAACTTGGGATGCAA GTTACGAAGGTTGCTAGGACGTTGGCTGCGAAGCCTAAGGAAGGCGAAGTGGAGAAGAAATCGTGTACTGTTATGGCTCTTTTAGATGGGGGAATGTTGACCAGGCACAAGAGTTGGTTAAAG GCGGAGCCCCCTACTATTGTGGTGGCAACAATTGGGAGTTTGTGCCAAATGCTTGAGAAGCAGATGATTAAGCTTGAATCGATGCGAGTGCTGGTAATTgatgag GTTGACTTCATGTTCAGTTCCAAACAAGTCGCTTCTCTTCGGAAGCTGTTGACATCCTACTCTTCAATCAATACCCGACAGACTGTTTTTGCCAGTGCTTCCATCCCTCAGCACAGACGATTTTTACATGACTGTATACAGCAGAAATGGACCAAG AGTGATGCAATTCATGTCCATGTCAATCCAGTTCAGCCTATGCCACCATGTTTACAGCATAGATTTGTG ATATGCTGTAAAATCAGAAGGAATGAGACCTTGCTGTCCTTAATACAGTCAGACGCGCCACAGTCTGCTATTATTTTTGTTGGCGAGCAG TCTGAGAAGTCAAAGAAGGCTGGAAATGCTCCATCAACaacagttttaattgatttcctGAAGGCTTCATACGAGGGATATTCATACATCCTCCTTTTGGAAGAAGACATGAATTTCAATTCACGAGCAGCTTCTCTATCG GAAGTCAGACAAGGAGGAAGCTATCTTCTTGTGTCAACAGATATAGCAGCCAGAGGGGTTGACCTGCCAGACACTACTCATATATACAACCTTGATCTGCCAAGAACTGCTGTTGATTATCTTCATCGAGCTGGAAGAACAGGTAGGAAACCGTTTTCAGACAAGAAATGCTCCGTTACCAACATTATAATGTCAGAGGAGCGGTTTGTTTtgcaaaaatatgaaaatgaatTGATGTTTAACTGTGAAGAGTTAATTGTATAG
- the LOC126608602 gene encoding 3-dehydrosphinganine reductase TSC10A-like: MADLSFLALLLLLPPTLLFLILFVIVRPRPVKIPIKNRHVFITGGSSGIGLALAHQAATEGARVSILARSIDKLEEAKNYIQLSTGIDVSIFAADVRDYDAVSKAAEEAGPVDVLIVNQGVFVPEELEKQGLDEVKFMVDVNLIGSFNMIKAALPEMKKGEDRGPRSIALMSSQAGQVGIYGYTAYSASKFGLRGLAEALQQEVISHDIHVSLVFPPDTDTPGFAEETKRRPPLTGIIAESSGAMKAEDVAKRALDGIKSASFIVPCNFEGLLLSIATAGLSPQRSFVMAFFEVVAAGLVRLVALCFQWNWYTSIQKWQAQNKRT; the protein is encoded by the exons ATGGCGGACCTCTCCTTCCtcgccctcctcctcctcctgccGCCCACCCTCCTCTTCCTCATTCTCTTCGTTATAGTCCGGCCCCGCCCCGTCAAGATCCCAATCAAGAACCGCCACGTGTTCATCACGGGAGGCTCCAGTGGAATTGGACTCGCCCTGGCCCACCAGGCCGCCACCGAGGGCGCCAGAGTCTCCATCCTCGCGCGCTCCATCGACAAGCTCGAGGAAGCAAAGAACTACATCCAGCTCTCCACCGGCATCGACGTGTCAATCTTCGCCGCCGACGTCCGCGACTACGACGCCGTGTCGAAGGCGGCGGAGGAGGCGGGTCCCGTCGACGTGCTGATTGTGAACCAGGGGGTTTTCGTCCCCGAGGAGCTCGAGAAGCAGGGATTGGATGAGGTGAAGTTCATGGTGGACGTGAATCTGATTGGGAGCTTCAACATGATCAAAGCCGCTCTCCCCGAAATGAAGAAGGGAGAGGACCGTGGGCCCCGCTCGATCGCGTTGATGTCATCCCAGGCCGGCCAGGTCGGAATCTACGGCTACACGGCCTACTCCGCCAGCAAGTTCGGGCTCCGTGGCTTGGCCGAGGCTCTGCAGCAAGAGGTGATTTCTCACGACATTCACGTTTCTCTGGTATTCCCGCCGGACACAGACACCCCTGGCTTCGCTGAag AGACCAAGAGGCGGCCGCCGCTGACTGGCATTATAGCGGAGTCATCTGGGGCGATGAAAGCCGAAGATGTTGCGAAGAGGGCTTTGGATGGGATTAAGTCTGCTTCTTTTATTGTGCCTTGCAACTTTGAAGGGTTATTGTTGTCCATTGCCACTGCTGGGTTGTCTCCTCAGAGGTCGTTTGTTATGGCATTTTTCGAGGTGGTTGCAGCCGGTTTGGTTCGTCTCGTTGCTCTGTGTTTTCAGTGGAATTGGTATACTAGCATACAGAAGTGGCAAGCACAGAACAAGA ggacctgA